Proteins found in one Leishmania major strain Friedlin complete genome, chromosome 35 genomic segment:
- a CDS encoding conserved hypothetical protein (previous protein_id=AAZ14715.1), with amino-acid sequence MLDYLIPIGMALAGIVVMMFIFQSISKSEVGGESIAPARKPRTKRSQRPSQKYTDDVLDLATEQLIAREVARNPSGMITDSKRVAPETLDNIRSRRQAREEVQHTQPHAKTSERQKQSAKDQGFKVVESPKNMPRQQQQQQQQQHEDKQQRESEQVTSIEELDRKLSLFFKSSSSRKAKDVKPKEEVQIDSGINRGHVVVKGDLSKAKSW; translated from the coding sequence ATGCTCGACTACCTCATCCCGATCGGCATGGCCCTAGCAGGCATCGTTGTCATGATGTTCATCTTTCAGAGCATCAGCAAGTCAGAGGTCGGCGGTGAATCGATCGCACCTGCTCGCAAGCCGCGCACCAAGAGGTCGCAGCGTCCGTCGCAGAAGTACACGGACGACGTGCTTGACCTGGCCACGGAGCAGCTCATTGCGCGCGAGGTGGCCCGCAACCCCTCTGGCATGATCACCGACAGCAAGAGGGTGGCGCCAGAGACGCTCGACAACATTCGCAGTCGCCGACAGGCCAGGGAGGAGGTCCAGCACACCCAACCCCATGCCAAGACTAGCGAGCGTCAGAAGCAGTCGGCGAAGGACCAGGGCTTCAAGGTGGTGGAGAGCCCAAAGAACATgccgaggcagcagcagcagcagcagcagcagcaacacgaggacaagcagcagcgcgagtcGGAACAGGTCACGTCCATCGAGGAGCTTGATCGTAAGCTGAGCCTTTTTTTTAAGAGCAGCAGTTCCCGAAAGGCAAAGGACGTGAAGCCCaaagaggaggtgcagaTTGACAGCGGCATCAACCGCGGCCACGTTGTCGTGAAGGGCGACTTGAGCAAGGCGAAGAGCTGGTAA
- a CDS encoding conserved hypothetical protein (previous protein_id=AAZ14716.1) has protein sequence MSGFDSHGKAMGEAQSDRQMSTSSLTAAARATPNPAAADGGAVAHAGGSPVDNEMDEHVPPVIAHVRKNFGVLAPTIEPFIYRSGCLNKSVVDVYNNLSRNYIAIVDAALKQVGFEEFTMQMQIMLTQILSEEFGEDTEYLVNTILTYTGADSLFVSLLSKSMLDQVITYAQSIMSGNMYGMSYNMQSGGGGGSRGTEGVGNSYYRGAQQHHGYRGVGENGSSRDLRGSSVAASPPHQDGSTPQKPYRSSGLPPHSSDPGRERSSDDLRATTDVISQREESRDWGGGASVPPRGATVTGGVHIDSSVGPRGGAAPMSGMGAGAASRTEVSVSRAMSETASGAGAVPRHTHHHFSSAAAAAPAAALAAKLSSMERGGMTGVPQHNLLPPRASPASSQPRVPTPGAPSVSQATTTSPMPTMGRGGPSIPMHHHHHHLGIGAMATNSSAASDWAASNSVSGSTTNINASGQRTLTPPTPQSASMQQHQHQHMQQQSQQQLPQLQQPTRTMNIPAPLSVQRRTEKNAAAAAAAAAAAAAAAPAAAAANGSAPANSSSPNNSSAAVEGGVAPRTMSAPLGGSANVPAPRGAQSLPHHQHHMPVSHHHHHHYHFVASPPAVTAAVQPPSATHLPPASEERVATISADSTDSPVPETNLPANQTSASTSAPVRSPPATSASTTSAPPPALRGLGRIPLHHHHHHMHLMVNKVDAPSAPQRQPQPIPATLQPQPQPHLPQPQQRVATAIDMHDQQQQERTNAANGRWPNQKEELRGMLLTARVSESAVTYLLTDMNIEELRGLKYVDFEKKLRGGIPLMLDRQRIRQVLSSSAAAQSQSSDNDDSATSSNRKTATSGVGAEEEAGGSGLPRRPPAISTGVQSPVTSHQSSPISKAGVQVPQPRTKMQQQQQQTQQSINGGSAVASPADASFSSPEKESDKRESGTKTGSPTTASGAPPSPVPTSTPAPSPNSSYSPSTRNEDPEDSREEEQRRGSGRRGGKRGGLGRGGFSSSRVCRFFGTAEGCQYGDKCHYMHSK, from the coding sequence ATGTCCGGCTTCGATTCCCATGGCAAGGCCATGGGAGAGGCGCAATCCGATAGGCAAATGAGCACCTCGTCGctcaccgctgcagcacgagctACCCCCAATCCGGCCGCAGCGGACGGTGGCGCTGTCGCCCATGCCGGCGGTTCCCCTGTGGATAACGAGATGGACGAGCACGTGCCACCAGTCATTGCCCACGTCCGCAAGAACTTCGGCGTACTCGCCCCTACCATTGAGCCCTTCATCTACCGTAGCGGTTGCCTCAACAAGTCAGTGGTAGACGTGTACAACAACCTGTCGCGCAACTACATCGCCATTGTAGACGCTGCCCTCAAGCAGGTAGGGTTTGAAGAGTTCACGATGCAGATGCAGATCATGCTGACCCAGATTCTGTCTGAGGAGTTTGGCGAAGATACAGAGTACCTCGTCAACACCATCCTCACCTACACCGGCGCCGACTCCCTGTTCGTCTCCCTTCTCTCGAAATCTATGCTGGACCAGGTCATCACGTACGCGCAATCGATCATGAGCGGCAACATGTATGGCATGAGCTACAACATGCAgagcggcggaggtggcggtaGTCGCGGTACTGAGGGTGTCGGTAATAGTTACTACCGTGGTGCCCAACAGCATCACGGATACCGTGGTGTCGGTGAGAACGGCTCATCGCGCGATCTTCgcggcagctccgtcgccgccagcccTCCTCATCAGGACGGGTCCACACCTCAAAAGCCgtaccgcagcagcggcctcccACCCCACTCCAGCGACCCAGGCagggagcgcagcagcgatgatTTGCGGGCCACTACCGACGTAATCTCACAACGCGAGGAGAGTCGGGATTGGGGGGGAGGCGCTTCAGTGCCGCCTCGCGGCGCTACTGTGACGGGGGGCGTCCACATAGATTCTAGTGTTGGTCCCCGGGGCGGTGCCGCTCCCATGAGCGGGATGGGCGCAGGTGCGGCCAGTCGCACCGAGGTGTCCGTGAGCCGGGCCATGAGCGAGACTGCATCCGGAGCAGGAGCAGTgccacggcacacacaccatcaCTTCTCttctgcagcggccgccgctcctgccgccgctctcgccgcGAAGCTGTCGTCGATGGAGCGAGGTGGGATGACCGGGGTCCCGCAGCACAACCTCCTACCCCCGCGAGCCTCGCCGGCGAGCAGCCAGCCGCGCGTGCCCACGCCAGGGGCGCCAAGCGTGTCGCAGGCTACCACCACTTCCCCGATGCCGACGATGGGACGCGGCGGGCCGAGCATCCCGAtgcaccaccatcaccatcactTGGGCATAGGCGCAATGGCAACGAACAGTTCCGCGGCCAGTGACTGGGCCGCCAGCAACAGCGTATCTGGGTCCACAACAAACATCAACGCCTCTGGGCAGCGTACCCTGACCCCACCAACGCCGCAGTCCGCATCGATGCAGCAACATCAACATCAGCACATGCAGCAGCAATCCCAGCAACAgttgccgcagctgcagcagccgacgcGCACCATGAACATTCCCGCCCCCTTGAgtgtgcagcgccgcacggAAAAAaatgcggcagcagccgcagcagcggcggcagcagccgcagctgccgccccggcagccgcagccgcgaaCGGCAGCGCGCCTGCCAATTCGTCTAGCCCCAATAATAGTAGCGCGGCTGTAGAGGGAGGGGTTGCGCCACGCACCATGTCCGCGCCTCTCGGTGGGAGCGCGAACGTCccggcgccgcgcggggCGCAGTCGCTCCCCCATCACCAGCACCACATGCCCGTCTctcaccaccatcaccatcactATCATTTCGTCGCGTCCCCGCCCGCGGTCACTGCAGCTGTGCAGCCGCCCTCCGCTACGCACTTGCCACCAGCTTCCGAGGAGCGCGTTGCGACCATTTCCGCCGACTCCACGGACTCGCCGGTGCCGGAGACGAACTTGCCCGCTAATCAGACCTCTGCATCGACCTCAGCTCCGGTCAGGTCCCCTCctgccaccagcgcctcgaCGACTTCCGCACCCCCGCCAGCCTTGCGTGGCCTAGGCCGTATCCCCTtgcaccatcaccaccatcatATGCACTTGATGGTGAATAAAGTAGATGCACCTTCGGCGCCGCAAAGGCAGCCGCAACCGATTCCTGCGACGTTGCAGCCGCAAccacagccgcacctgccgcagccgcagcagcgtgtggcCACCGCAATCGACATGCAtgaccagcagcagcaggagcgaaCGAACGCCGCCAATGGTCGCTGGCCCAATCAAAAGGAGGAACTGCGAGGCATGCTGCTGACCGCGCGCGTATCGGAGAGCGCGGTCACGTACTTGCTGACGGACATGAACATAGAAGAGCTGCGAGGCTTGAAGTACGTCGATTTCGAGAAGAAGCTTCGTGGTGGTATTCCGCTGATGTTAGACCGCCAGCGCATTCGTCAGGTGCtgtccagcagcgctgctgcgcagagTCAGTCgagcgacaacgacgactCCGCGACGAGCTCCAACCGCAAGACTGCAACCAGCGGAGTGggcgcagaggaggaggcaggcGGGTCTGGACTGCCTCGGCGACCCCCGGCCATTTCCACTGGCGTGCAGAGCCCAGTGACGTCGCACCAGTCCTCGCCTATTAGCAAGGCTGGAGTACAGGTGCCGCAGCCTCGAACGaagatgcagcagcaacagcagcagacgcagcaGTCCATtaacggcggcagcgccgtggcctCGCCAGCGGATGCGAGCTTTTCCTCACCGGAGAAGGAGTCTGACAAGCGCGAGAGCGGCACCAAGACGGGGAGCCCGACGACGGCTAGCGgcgcacccccctccccggtGCCGACCTCAACTCCGGCGCCTTCCCCCAACAGTAGCTATAGCCCTAGTACTCGCAACGAGGATCCCGAGGATAGCcgtgaggaggagcagcggcgtggtagcggacgccgcggcgggaAGCGTGGCGGtctgggccgcggcggcttcaGCTCatcgcgcgtgtgcaggttCTTCGGTACTGCAGAAGGGTGCCAGTACGGAGACAAGTGCCACTACATGCACAGCAAGTGA
- a CDS encoding conserved hypothetical protein (previous protein_id=AAZ14717.1) yields the protein MGTGYGMGSGYGMGMDPYGMGGMYGGYGGFGMGSMYGGLGMMGMGGMGMYGMAMTPEAQRAQMMMFMTSRIMELWGMFSQVMQITLGSAVQFFGEYVGINQRMGQLEEENLNHEERYMSRKYELRKALSDIPREQRYVPKRSRVRKPKQPSFLRSFILRLLRHVALFAVAYLLSKRIALWAMAPSGRKLLETSASEAVVSSDASHIRL from the coding sequence ATGGGCACTGGTTATGGGATGGGTAGTGGGTACGGTATGGGCATGGACCCATACGGTATGGGGGGCATGTACGGCGGGTACGGTGGCTTCGGCATGGGTAGCATGTATGGGGGCCTTGGCATGATGGGCATGGGTGGGATGGGCATGTACGGCATGGCCATGACCCCCGAGGCGCAACGTGCACAGATGATGATGTTCATGACGAGCCGCATTATGGAGCTGTGGGGTATGTTTTCGCAAGTCATGCAGATAACactcggcagcgccgttcAGTTTTTTGGCGAGTATGTCGGCATCAATCAGCGCATGgggcagctggaggaggagaaccTGAATCATGAGGAGCGCTACATGAGCCGCAAGTACGAGCTGCGCAAGGCCCTCTCCGATATTCCGCGTGAACAGCGGTATGTGCCGAAGCGATCACGGGTCCGCAAGCCGAAGCAACCCTCCTTTCTCCGCAGCTTCATCCTTCGCCTGCTTCGCCACGTGGCGCTCTTCGCAGTCGCCTACCTCCTCTCGAAGCGGATCGCGCTCTGGGCGATGGCCCCCTCCGGTAGGAAACTTTTAGAAACGTCTGCGTCCGAGGCAGTGGTCTCTTCGGACGCCTCCCATATTCGCTTGTGA
- a CDS encoding conserved hypothetical protein (previous protein_id=AAZ14718.1), with amino-acid sequence MSAGAKVFFKKVGLPAIGFGIGWAGFTVVEQSGLLSEPMQRWLNVHNLKLQLYTQCLLPTSVVEKYGYPEDRLRSIIEFLEKGYNESEVAERMTFDEVLRQCAVPEQLAYLEEHASEEIPYFYIADIFHSWANLNVDSFVRQQPQSPAETATDATTSTSAVASAATSPPLVLRNDDAFDSEVLCSSLWEKMIHNVIPFDVAIRALCVLVVNNCANARRLARMSSPERVVELYSEYTDKIQADQRQGIGPDVVSPKEVTAATLFFLRAVNDASVHRRWIPLLGAFRPDPYPLARKVSPELWCRAFGNLTPAVTGATSETAVVLADVINERLRCVELRKVEAAP; translated from the coding sequence ATGAGCGCGGGCGCGAAGGTGTTCTTCAAAAAGGTGGGCTTGCCGGCCATCGGCTTCGGCATCGGCTGGGCGGGCTTCACGGTTGTCGAGCAGAGCGGCTTGTTGAGCGAGCCGATGCAGCGCTGGCTCAATGTGCACAATCTCAAACTGCAGCTCTACACCCAGTGCCTGCTGCCGACCTCGGTGGTGGAAAAGTACGGCTACCCAGAGGACAGGCTGCGGTCCATAATCGAATTCCTGGAAAAGGGTTACAATGAGTCCGAGGTGGCAGAACGCATGACCTTCGATGAGGTCTTGAGGCAGTGCGCCGTGCCGGAGCAGTTGGCGTACCTGGAGGAGCACGCGTCGGAAGAGATTCCGTACTTTTACATTGCGGACATCTTTCATTCCTGGGCAAACCTGAACGTCGACAGCTTCgtccggcagcagccgcagtcgCCCGCGGAAACGGCGACGGACGCTACGACCTCCACGTCTGCGGTCGCGAGCGCTGCCACTTCTCCCCCACTTGTCCTCCGCAACGATGATGCGTTTGACTCGGAGGTGCTGTGTAGCTCACTGTGGGAGAAGATGATTCACAATGTCATTCCATTCGACGTGGCTATTCGTGCTCTGTGCGTCTTGGTTGTGAACAATTGCGCCAATGCGCGGCGTCTGGCGCGGATGTCATCGCCGGAGCGCGTGGTCGAGCTGTACAGCGAGTACACGGACAAGATCCAAGCGGATCAACGGCAAGGCATCGGGCCCGATGTGGTGTCCCCCAAAgaggtcaccgccgccacactTTTCTTTCTGCGCGCTGTCAACGACGCCTCGGTTCACAGGCGGTGGATTCCGCTGCTGGGGGCATTTAGGCCAGACCCATACCCACTTGCACGGAAGGTGTCGCCCGAGTTGTGGTGCCGTGCCTTTGGCAACCTCACACCAGCAGTGACAGGCGCGACGTCCGAAACGGCGGTGGTACTGGCAGATGTCATAAATGAGCGGCTTCGGTGCGTCGAGCTGCGTAAggtcgaggcggcgccgtga
- a CDS encoding phosphatidylcholine:ceramide cholinephosphotransferase 2 (previous protein_id=AAZ14719.1) codes for MTSHVTAHDVGGNEDIGTDHVPWYKQPLPLCTQVMRFILLLLLTVMFLGVAILVANARMPDPEKVRPLPDLLLESIPKVALLENGTNVIIFLLNATTVVVGFKVFLLERHMNGLPRVTFLVGVPKIGSFLNRMAFGVLDSGRRPFPLKNVFPIMAIRFLTSYAVVMVFRAFVIMGTSYPATDNHCQNPQVIEHPVLNVILTLVTLGSGAIHCGDLMFSGHTMILSLAFILAWDYSPFLHPWAVRVWVSVLLPISYYCILASRSHYTDDILVAMYVMIATYKVIDHAETGAPWQMQLLIRWMPWPGANTIEKWTADEVVVVVQTPAEDSTDASAALPEH; via the coding sequence ATGACGAGTCACGTGACAGCGCACGATGTGGGCGGCAATGAAGATATTGGGACCGACCACGTGCCGTGGTACAAGCAGCCGCTACCCTTGTGTACGCAGGTGATGCGGTTTATTcttttgctgctgctcacggTGATGTTCCTCGGCGTGGCTATTCTCGTCGCAAACGCACGTATGCCGGACCCCGAGAAGGTGCGCCCACTGCCCGATCTGCTTCTCGAGTCGATTCCGAAAGTGGCACTTCTCGAGAATGGCACCAACGTCATCATCTTTCTGCTAAACgcgacgacggtggtggtgggctTCAAGGTGTTTTTGCTGGAGCGACACATGAATGGACTGCCCAGGGTTACGTTCTTGGTGGGAGTCCCGAAGATCGGTTCCTTTCTAAACCGCATGGCGTTTGGCGTTCTCGACTCGGGGCGGCGTCCCTTCCCGCTGAAGAATGTCTTCCCGATTATGGCAATTCGCTTCCTGACGTCGTACGCCGTGGTAATGGTGTTCCGCGCGTTTGTGATCATGGGGACGTCGTACCCGGCAACCGACAACCACTGTCAAAATCCGCAAGTGATTGAGCATCCGGTACTCAACGTTATCCTTACCCTCGTCACACTTGGCAGTGGTGCGATCCACTGCGGTGATCTGATGTTCAGCGGGCACACGATGATCCTCAGCCTCGCCTTCATTCTAGCGTGGGACTACAGCCCTTTTCTGCACCCGTgggcggtgcgtgtgtgggtgtccGTGCTTCTGCCCATCAGCTATTACTGTATCCTTGCCTCTCGCTCCCACTACACGGATGACATCCTGGTGGCGATGTACGTGATGATCGCGACGTATAAGGTCATCGATCACGCGGAGACCGGCGCGCCGTGGCAGATGCAGCTGCTGATTCGCTGGATGCCATGGCCAGGCGCAAACACGATCGAGAAATGGACGGCTGATGAGGTTGTGGTTGTTGTTCAAACGCCTGCCGAAGACTCGACTGATGCGTCGGCGGCTTTGCCTGAGCACTAA